A part of Larkinella insperata genomic DNA contains:
- a CDS encoding RagB/SusD family nutrient uptake outer membrane protein — MLRKFKTITLAVGIAAFSVTGCNDDFVNTQPLDQVSGEAVWSDAALSEAFVTGIYAGLGQGGFNEQQLASLTDETIFTHPGRNITTITEGRSNPADPGWVNETIEWNQMYLRIRAANLALANLAQPKFANTGKIVERLTGEAKFLRAYYYHQLVRYYGGVPIVDRPYELGEADYTVTRNTMEECINFIVKDCEDAAALLKGMSMAKGRANEVAALALKARILTYAASDLYDVPTAKAKSSTHAAYAKPELLGYTTGTRNERWLKAQAASKAVLDQTSYGFMFNMTAPATKEEGTANYMNIALSRNGGDRDVLFSRSFINEKQEAGGQQGLYNGPNGYHNWAGNTPISLLVDDYEMMDGSKFSWSDPAKATTPYANRDPRFYASIMYDGATWKPRTADVAAKDPVNQIQTGTYEVVNASGAKAMIPGLDTRKSSVEDWNGSYTGYYMRKFIDPNPAIVDQNTYQQIPWPFFRYTEAALNYAEACIELGQDAEARLWLNRIRFRAGMPAITESGAALRERYRNERRIELVFEEHRYHDARRWMIAPTTLGRKANGITITGMLKPGKTVTLYKYDPTSYDYSYKVTEIDPGKENRNWADKQYYLPIHRDEMNRNNKLVQNPGY, encoded by the coding sequence ATGCTACGAAAATTTAAAACCATAACATTAGCCGTCGGTATTGCAGCTTTTTCCGTAACGGGTTGTAACGACGATTTTGTGAACACCCAGCCGCTGGATCAGGTATCCGGAGAGGCTGTCTGGTCGGACGCGGCTTTATCCGAAGCCTTTGTAACCGGAATCTATGCGGGCTTAGGACAGGGCGGTTTCAACGAACAGCAACTGGCTTCGCTGACCGACGAAACCATCTTTACCCACCCCGGTCGGAACATTACCACCATCACCGAAGGCCGTTCTAACCCGGCTGATCCGGGCTGGGTGAATGAAACGATTGAGTGGAACCAGATGTATCTGCGCATCCGGGCGGCCAACCTCGCACTGGCCAACCTGGCTCAGCCCAAATTTGCCAATACCGGCAAAATTGTAGAGCGGCTAACCGGAGAAGCTAAGTTTCTGCGCGCCTACTACTACCACCAGTTGGTACGATATTACGGCGGAGTTCCCATTGTTGATCGTCCTTATGAACTGGGTGAAGCCGATTACACGGTTACCCGGAACACCATGGAGGAGTGTATCAACTTTATCGTGAAAGATTGCGAAGATGCTGCGGCCCTGCTGAAAGGAATGTCGATGGCGAAAGGTCGGGCCAACGAAGTGGCGGCTCTGGCGCTGAAAGCTCGCATCCTGACGTATGCCGCCAGCGATCTGTACGACGTTCCGACGGCCAAAGCCAAATCGTCGACGCACGCGGCCTACGCCAAACCGGAGCTGCTCGGCTACACCACCGGCACCCGCAACGAACGCTGGCTGAAAGCCCAGGCTGCCTCCAAAGCCGTCCTGGATCAGACGAGCTACGGTTTTATGTTCAACATGACGGCCCCGGCCACCAAAGAAGAAGGTACGGCCAACTACATGAACATTGCGCTGTCGCGCAACGGTGGCGATCGGGATGTACTCTTCTCCCGTTCCTTTATCAACGAGAAGCAGGAAGCAGGTGGTCAACAGGGCTTGTACAACGGCCCGAACGGCTACCACAACTGGGCGGGTAATACGCCGATTTCCTTACTGGTCGACGACTACGAAATGATGGATGGCAGTAAGTTTAGCTGGAGTGATCCAGCCAAGGCCACTACGCCTTACGCTAATCGTGATCCCCGTTTCTACGCCAGCATCATGTACGACGGCGCTACCTGGAAACCCCGGACCGCCGACGTTGCTGCCAAAGATCCGGTTAACCAGATCCAAACGGGAACGTACGAAGTTGTAAACGCATCCGGCGCCAAAGCAATGATTCCCGGTCTGGATACGCGGAAGAGTTCGGTGGAAGACTGGAATGGTAGCTACACGGGTTATTACATGCGCAAATTCATCGATCCGAACCCGGCCATTGTTGATCAGAACACGTATCAGCAGATTCCCTGGCCTTTCTTCCGCTATACGGAGGCCGCTTTGAACTACGCCGAAGCGTGTATCGAACTGGGGCAGGATGCCGAAGCGAGACTCTGGCTGAACCGCATTCGTTTCCGGGCCGGTATGCCCGCCATCACCGAATCAGGCGCAGCCCTGCGCGAGCGGTATCGGAATGAGCGCCGGATTGAACTGGTCTTCGAAGAACACCGCTATCACGACGCCCGTCGCTGGATGATCGCTCCGACTACACTCGGCCGGAAAGCTAACGGGATCACGATCACGGGAATGCTTAAGCCGGGTAAAACGGTCACACTGTATAAGTACGACCCGACGAGCTACGACTACTCGTACAAAGTAACCGAGATTGACCCCGGGAAGGAAAACCGGAACTGGGCCGATAAGCAGTATTATCTGCCGATCCACCGCGATGAAATGAACCGGAACAACAAACTGGTGCAAAATCCGGGCTACTAA
- a CDS encoding SusC/RagA family TonB-linked outer membrane protein produces MKNSTHQVPVPPEKRYLLVLYLMLISVTGALAQTTVKGKVTGSAGDVLPGVSIVVKGTTQGTTTTSEGTYTLNVPNKSATLVFSFIGYVTQEVALNGRSNLDVKLLDDVSQLNEVVVVGYGVQKKETVTGSVVSVKGTDLIKSPTTNLSNSIAGRLPGVVAVNRSGEPGYDGSAIRIRGTNTLGNNSALIVVDGVPARSGGLERINPNDIENISVLKDASAAIYGSRAANGVILITTKRGKTGKPQLSYSFNQGFSQPTVIPKLANAAEYAQMLNDLDVYGLPVSEWAAATQAYKTTGSYTRPDGTVRSAPYKPDDITKYNDGSDPWGHPNTDWYKSTLKTWSPQQQHNLQITGGTESVKYLASLGYQDQDAYYKRSATGYKQYDLRVNLDADINKYVHVAVGLLGREEFRFYPTRGAGAIFRMQMRGKPNQPAFWPDGRPGPDIENGENPVVITTNDTGYDKDKQDYFQTNGQLDIKIPGIEGLKFSGTAAVDKRLRTRRLWQTPWTLYERGTGVDANGIPNLIASRRGPAEPRLNLYSENQLNILLGGILNYERKFGTDHGLTVLAGVNRETITGEGFDAYRRYFISPAIDQLFAGGDLEKNNNGSAYERARINYFGRVAYNYKEKYLAEFLWRYDGSDIFPQATRYGFFPGFLAGWVISEENFLKNSIPAINYLKLRGSWGQLGNDQIYLPGTTNLATYQYLATYGFNTYIINNQQQKTLTEARIPNPTITWEVANNADIGLEGQLFNGKVNFEFDYFNNLRTSILYPRNASIPRTTGLVLPPENIGKVRNSGFDGQIGYNGQVKDLKFTVSVNGGYAQNKIIFWDEAPGAPAWQRTTGMPINSYIAYQYDGVFKDQAEIDANTLDYSAIVKTLRPGDMKYKDIGGPNNSGPDGKITPEDQVRNKRTNLPLFQGGMNISATYKSFDLTILFQGSAGAQQYISLGESGNIGNFLKEIYTDRWTVENPSSVHPRIANRSDQYYSNNNTYWLRSADYIRLKNLEVGYTIPDNIGKKVGVSSLRLYANALNLATLFNKLGSFDPEADNATGQYYPQARVINVGASIRF; encoded by the coding sequence ATGAAAAATTCTACTCATCAGGTACCGGTGCCTCCCGAAAAAAGGTACCTGTTAGTGCTGTATTTAATGCTTATTTCCGTGACTGGTGCGCTGGCTCAAACAACCGTAAAAGGAAAAGTTACGGGTTCGGCCGGTGATGTCCTGCCGGGGGTGAGCATTGTTGTCAAGGGTACCACCCAGGGAACAACCACAACCTCGGAAGGCACATACACGCTCAACGTTCCGAATAAGAGCGCTACACTGGTGTTTTCATTTATTGGGTACGTTACCCAGGAAGTTGCTCTTAACGGCCGCTCCAACCTGGATGTCAAACTGCTCGATGACGTCAGCCAATTGAATGAAGTTGTGGTCGTTGGGTACGGTGTTCAGAAGAAAGAAACCGTAACGGGTTCGGTTGTTTCGGTAAAAGGAACCGACCTGATCAAATCGCCAACGACGAACCTGTCCAACTCCATCGCGGGCCGTCTGCCGGGTGTAGTTGCCGTTAACCGCAGTGGTGAACCGGGTTACGACGGTTCAGCCATCCGGATTCGCGGTACGAACACACTGGGTAACAACAGCGCCCTGATCGTTGTCGACGGTGTTCCGGCCCGTTCAGGGGGTCTGGAGCGGATCAACCCGAACGATATCGAAAACATTTCGGTGTTGAAAGATGCCTCGGCAGCCATTTACGGTTCACGGGCGGCCAACGGGGTTATCCTGATCACCACCAAGCGGGGCAAAACGGGTAAACCACAATTGTCGTATTCTTTCAACCAGGGTTTCTCGCAGCCGACGGTTATTCCGAAGCTGGCCAACGCTGCTGAATACGCCCAAATGTTGAACGACCTGGATGTCTACGGACTGCCGGTATCCGAATGGGCGGCTGCTACCCAGGCGTACAAAACGACCGGATCGTATACCCGTCCCGACGGAACGGTTCGCTCCGCGCCTTACAAGCCGGACGACATTACCAAATACAACGACGGTTCGGACCCCTGGGGCCACCCGAACACCGACTGGTATAAATCGACGCTGAAAACCTGGTCTCCGCAGCAGCAGCACAACCTGCAAATCACAGGCGGTACCGAATCGGTTAAATACCTAGCTTCGCTGGGCTACCAGGATCAGGATGCGTACTACAAACGGTCGGCAACGGGTTACAAACAGTATGACCTGCGCGTAAACCTCGACGCCGACATCAACAAGTACGTGCACGTAGCCGTTGGCTTACTGGGCCGCGAAGAGTTCCGGTTCTATCCGACGCGGGGCGCTGGCGCGATCTTCCGGATGCAGATGCGCGGTAAACCGAACCAACCGGCTTTCTGGCCCGACGGTCGTCCGGGCCCAGACATCGAAAACGGTGAGAACCCCGTTGTGATCACCACAAACGATACGGGTTACGACAAAGACAAACAGGATTATTTCCAGACCAATGGCCAGCTGGACATCAAAATCCCGGGCATTGAAGGCTTGAAATTCAGTGGTACAGCCGCTGTTGATAAAAGACTGCGTACCCGTCGGTTGTGGCAGACGCCCTGGACGCTGTACGAGCGCGGAACAGGAGTTGATGCCAACGGTATCCCGAACCTGATTGCCAGCCGACGCGGACCCGCCGAACCCCGTCTGAACCTCTACAGCGAAAACCAGTTGAACATTCTGTTGGGCGGTATCCTGAACTACGAACGCAAATTTGGTACAGATCATGGCCTGACGGTACTGGCCGGGGTTAACCGCGAAACGATCACGGGTGAGGGCTTTGACGCCTACCGTCGGTACTTTATCTCTCCGGCCATCGATCAGCTTTTCGCCGGTGGTGACCTGGAGAAAAACAACAACGGTAGTGCTTACGAACGCGCCCGGATCAACTACTTCGGTCGGGTAGCCTACAACTACAAAGAGAAATACCTGGCGGAGTTCCTGTGGCGGTATGACGGTTCCGACATTTTCCCGCAGGCAACCCGGTACGGTTTCTTCCCCGGCTTCCTGGCAGGTTGGGTCATTTCAGAAGAAAACTTCCTGAAAAACTCCATCCCGGCCATCAACTACCTGAAACTGCGCGGTTCGTGGGGTCAGTTGGGTAACGACCAGATTTATCTGCCCGGCACAACCAACCTGGCCACCTACCAGTACCTGGCAACGTACGGCTTTAACACGTACATCATCAACAACCAGCAGCAGAAGACGCTGACGGAGGCCCGGATTCCGAACCCGACCATTACGTGGGAGGTAGCCAACAACGCCGATATCGGCTTGGAAGGTCAGTTGTTCAACGGCAAGGTTAACTTTGAATTTGACTACTTCAACAACCTGCGGACCTCGATTCTTTACCCCCGGAATGCATCCATCCCCCGTACCACGGGTCTGGTCCTGCCTCCGGAAAACATCGGAAAAGTTCGCAACAGCGGTTTCGATGGTCAGATTGGCTACAACGGTCAGGTGAAGGATCTGAAGTTTACGGTTAGCGTCAATGGTGGTTACGCTCAGAACAAGATCATCTTCTGGGATGAAGCACCGGGTGCTCCGGCCTGGCAACGGACTACGGGTATGCCGATCAACTCGTACATTGCTTACCAGTACGACGGGGTGTTCAAGGATCAGGCCGAAATTGATGCCAACACCCTCGACTACTCCGCCATCGTGAAAACGCTGCGCCCGGGTGACATGAAGTACAAAGACATCGGTGGTCCGAACAATTCAGGTCCTGATGGAAAAATTACCCCCGAAGATCAAGTTCGGAACAAACGGACCAATTTGCCGCTGTTCCAGGGTGGTATGAACATCTCGGCCACGTACAAAAGCTTTGACCTGACGATTCTGTTCCAGGGCTCTGCCGGTGCGCAGCAATACATCAGCCTGGGCGAATCAGGTAACATCGGTAACTTCCTGAAAGAGATCTACACGGATCGCTGGACGGTTGAAAACCCGAGCAGTGTTCACCCCCGTATCGCCAACCGGAGCGACCAGTATTACTCAAACAACAACACCTACTGGTTGCGGTCGGCGGATTATATCCGTCTGAAAAACCTGGAAGTGGGTTACACCATTCCGGACAATATCGGCAAGAAAGTAGGCGTTAGCAGCTTGCGTTTATACGCCAATGCCTTAAACCTGGCGACTCTGTTCAACAAGTTGGGCTCATTTGATCCGGAAGCTGACAACGCAACTGGACAATACTATCCACAGGCTCGGGTTATCAACGTGGGTGCGTCGATTCGTTTCTAA
- a CDS encoding ABC transporter permease, translated as MLLNYLKIAIRNLRTHTVYSFINLFGLAVGVASCLLIVLFVNDERAYDQFLPNASRIYQLNTAGNFGGSDFTASGTPPPLGKTVMQEHPEVEAYTRLFKVMDAVVQREHNGKVNRSFTEAQIMAADSNFLQVLGFSTLLGDPATCLKEPNSVVVTEKIARKYFGKPNVVGQVLKINSDPFKITGVLADLPSQSSIQFDFLTPMKNYGVVQYFDWSWVWLNVATYIRLNERVASDPDRIQALEARFPAMVKKYAEPAFQRIGQPDFLKNGGRWAFLIQPITDIHLGSGGMSTHYQNLGDRQQVDTFTVVAVFIVVLACVNFMNLATARSVKRAREVGVRKVLGSHRSTLIAQFLTESLLYSFMASLLGLGLVTVLLPFFNQLAGKTFSADVLTSAEVLAVTGVLALLVGLLAGSYPAFYLTSFNPVQTLKNGILKTSLGQQLTRNGLVVFQFVVSTVLIVGTIVVFAQLRFAQNKDLGLNKENVLVVRNANRLGQNEDAFRQELTRLAEVSNASISTSVPLQGGFGDFYNPVQTAEKQIAKDLLMYSFMTDYDLVPTLNIRLIQGRNFSPEFSDSLSVILNETAVKQIGWKNPIGQSLVYPGGVRQAYKVIGVMKDFDMESVRSAMVPFALFHESSKSFEELNSYVVARIRPGKVDAAVKKIEAIWKRFKPDTPFDYTFLDNEFANAYRTEQQTGRVFGAFTALAIFIACLGLFGLTTFAAEQRTKEIGVRKVLGASVASIVGLLSKDFLKLVILSIVIASPIAWYIMNQWLADFKYKIDLEWWMFVLAGGLALVIAFATVSFQSIKAALTNPTKSLKSE; from the coding sequence ATGCTGCTGAATTACCTCAAAATTGCCATCCGAAACCTGCGGACGCACACGGTTTATTCGTTTATCAATCTTTTTGGTCTGGCGGTGGGCGTCGCAAGTTGTCTGCTCATCGTGCTCTTTGTGAACGATGAGCGGGCCTACGACCAGTTTCTACCCAACGCCAGCCGGATTTACCAACTCAACACCGCAGGAAACTTTGGCGGAAGCGATTTTACCGCCAGCGGCACCCCGCCCCCGCTGGGCAAAACGGTCATGCAGGAGCATCCGGAAGTGGAAGCCTATACGCGCCTGTTTAAAGTTATGGATGCGGTCGTGCAGCGGGAGCACAACGGAAAAGTCAATCGGTCATTTACTGAAGCACAAATTATGGCCGCCGACTCCAATTTTTTGCAGGTTCTGGGCTTCTCCACCCTTTTGGGCGATCCAGCCACCTGTCTGAAAGAGCCTAATTCCGTTGTTGTTACTGAAAAAATAGCCCGTAAATACTTCGGAAAACCGAATGTGGTGGGGCAGGTGCTAAAAATTAACAGCGACCCGTTCAAGATTACCGGTGTGCTGGCCGATTTGCCGTCGCAATCCTCGATTCAGTTCGACTTTCTGACGCCCATGAAAAACTACGGCGTGGTGCAGTATTTCGATTGGAGCTGGGTGTGGCTAAACGTTGCCACCTATATCCGGCTCAATGAGCGGGTTGCCAGCGATCCGGACCGCATTCAGGCGCTGGAAGCCCGATTCCCCGCGATGGTGAAAAAATACGCCGAACCGGCCTTTCAGCGCATTGGTCAGCCGGACTTCCTGAAAAACGGCGGGCGCTGGGCGTTTCTGATTCAGCCAATCACCGACATTCACCTCGGTTCGGGCGGAATGTCCACCCACTACCAGAATCTGGGCGACAGGCAGCAGGTCGATACGTTTACCGTGGTGGCGGTGTTTATTGTGGTGCTGGCCTGCGTCAACTTCATGAACCTGGCGACCGCCCGCTCCGTCAAGCGGGCCAGGGAGGTTGGAGTTCGGAAGGTTTTGGGATCCCACCGAAGCACGCTGATTGCGCAGTTTCTGACCGAGTCGCTGCTGTACAGCTTCATGGCTTCCCTGCTCGGATTGGGCCTGGTAACAGTGTTGCTACCGTTTTTTAATCAACTGGCGGGCAAAACATTTTCCGCCGACGTGCTGACATCCGCCGAGGTGTTGGCGGTTACGGGCGTGCTGGCCCTGCTGGTCGGGTTGCTGGCGGGCAGTTATCCGGCTTTTTACCTGACCTCTTTCAACCCGGTGCAGACGCTCAAGAACGGTATTCTCAAAACGTCGCTGGGTCAGCAACTAACCCGCAACGGCCTGGTTGTTTTCCAGTTTGTGGTTTCAACGGTCCTGATTGTTGGTACGATTGTGGTGTTTGCCCAACTGCGTTTTGCCCAGAATAAAGACCTGGGGTTGAATAAAGAAAACGTGCTCGTGGTCCGCAATGCCAACCGCCTGGGTCAGAACGAAGACGCTTTCCGGCAGGAGCTAACCCGGCTGGCCGAAGTTTCGAACGCCAGCATTTCGACCAGCGTGCCGTTGCAGGGCGGTTTCGGCGACTTTTATAACCCGGTTCAAACGGCGGAAAAACAGATTGCCAAAGACCTCCTGATGTATTCGTTCATGACGGATTATGATCTGGTGCCGACGCTAAACATCCGGCTGATCCAGGGCCGGAATTTTTCGCCGGAGTTTTCGGATTCGCTCTCGGTGATTTTGAATGAAACGGCGGTGAAGCAAATCGGCTGGAAAAATCCGATCGGGCAATCGCTGGTGTATCCGGGTGGGGTACGGCAAGCCTACAAAGTGATTGGCGTCATGAAGGATTTCGACATGGAATCGGTGCGGTCGGCCATGGTTCCGTTTGCCCTGTTTCATGAATCTTCCAAAAGTTTCGAGGAACTCAACTCGTACGTGGTGGCCCGCATCCGGCCGGGCAAGGTCGATGCGGCCGTCAAAAAAATTGAAGCCATCTGGAAACGGTTTAAGCCCGACACCCCATTTGATTACACATTTCTCGACAATGAATTTGCCAATGCCTACCGTACCGAGCAGCAAACCGGCCGGGTTTTCGGCGCTTTTACGGCGTTAGCCATTTTCATTGCCTGCCTGGGTTTATTCGGGCTGACCACCTTTGCCGCCGAGCAGCGGACCAAGGAAATCGGCGTTCGGAAAGTCCTGGGTGCATCCGTCGCCAGCATCGTGGGTCTGCTCTCCAAAGATTTTCTGAAGCTGGTCATCCTTTCCATTGTGATTGCCTCGCCGATTGCCTGGTACATCATGAACCAGTGGCTGGCCGATTTCAAATACAAAATTGACCTGGAATGGTGGATGTTCGTACTAGCCGGGGGGCTGGCCCTGGTGATTGCTTTTGCAACGGTGAGCTTTCAGAGCATCAAAGCCGCCCTGACCAATCCGACGAAATCACTGAAAAGTGAATAA